The Methanolacinia petrolearia DSM 11571 genome has a segment encoding these proteins:
- a CDS encoding DEAD/DEAH box helicase: MNYISHPLIRPESIEERQYQFSIALRAQDGNTMVVLPTGLGKTAVATIAAAARMKSTGGRFLMMAPTKPLVDQHLKTFERDFIDPEDEAFSGFALFTGETKTSERQRLWREKRFIFATPQIIKNDIIAGRYSLKDVSLLVVDECHRAVGNYAYVFIAQEYMKTSRHPLILAMTASPGSQEDKVAEVCSNLDIQIIETRTEEDPDVRPYIHQRDLKYVDVPLPPGIKVVTDGLKEILQNRLDTLTKMSFVVPKAERLTMKALNGLKGQINATMRTNTRDAYQAMSIHAELMKIKHAITLGESQGSMVLKNYLFKLLSEGTSPSGTKAGKRLAADPLFGEIIDEASSWEKEIHPKPEIAAEIVEKQLEEFPDSRIIIFANYRDSVNLLDEYLKGRGIDCKKFIGQASRDSEKGLSQKKQIETLTGFRNGEFRVLIATSVGEEGLDVPSTDLVIFYEAVPSEIRSIQRKGRTGRHGSGSIIVLVTKGTSDETFRYVSQNREKTMKKGIAGLASATATQEHSHLGAAETGFGSTADTGSQESEPSRKGQISIDSFIQAGPSIIADDRETSSKVLELLHTKGASISLERLEYGDYAIGDRIIVERKTTRDFADSLIERDLLGQVKRMAEMCMKPVVIIEGEELYSQRNINPNAIRGALAAMSIGMGITIIQTKDAEDTAEMLYVLAGREESEYGPSKSPHFHKTYRSERESLEYVISSFPSIGPKNARDLLDHFGSIQDIMNANIEELKVVPGIGDKIAKSVFELSRKKYR; encoded by the coding sequence ATGAATTATATCAGCCACCCGTTGATAAGACCTGAATCGATTGAAGAGAGGCAGTACCAGTTCTCGATAGCGCTGAGGGCACAGGATGGCAATACGATGGTCGTCCTCCCGACGGGTCTCGGCAAGACGGCCGTCGCGACGATTGCGGCCGCCGCGAGGATGAAGAGCACGGGCGGGCGCTTCCTGATGATGGCGCCCACGAAGCCGCTTGTCGACCAGCACCTAAAAACATTCGAGAGAGATTTCATCGATCCCGAAGACGAGGCGTTCTCGGGATTCGCTCTTTTTACAGGCGAGACAAAGACCTCCGAGAGGCAGCGGCTCTGGCGGGAGAAGAGGTTCATCTTCGCCACCCCGCAGATTATCAAGAACGACATCATCGCCGGGAGATACAGCCTGAAGGACGTCTCACTCCTGGTTGTCGACGAGTGCCACAGGGCAGTCGGAAATTACGCGTATGTGTTCATCGCACAGGAGTACATGAAGACCTCACGCCACCCGCTCATCCTCGCGATGACGGCATCGCCGGGAAGCCAGGAGGATAAGGTCGCCGAGGTCTGCTCGAACCTGGATATACAGATCATCGAGACGAGGACGGAGGAGGACCCGGATGTGAGACCCTATATCCACCAGCGGGATCTCAAATACGTTGACGTCCCTCTTCCTCCCGGGATCAAGGTTGTCACGGACGGCCTGAAGGAGATCCTCCAGAACCGGCTGGACACCCTGACGAAGATGAGCTTCGTCGTCCCGAAGGCGGAAAGGCTGACGATGAAAGCATTGAACGGACTGAAGGGGCAGATAAACGCGACGATGAGGACCAATACTCGCGATGCCTACCAGGCGATGTCGATACACGCGGAGCTGATGAAGATCAAACACGCGATAACTCTCGGCGAATCGCAGGGGAGCATGGTCCTGAAAAATTACCTCTTCAAGCTCCTTTCGGAAGGGACGTCGCCCTCGGGGACGAAGGCGGGAAAGAGACTCGCGGCGGATCCTCTCTTCGGCGAGATCATCGACGAGGCGTCTTCGTGGGAGAAAGAGATTCACCCGAAGCCGGAGATCGCGGCTGAGATCGTTGAAAAGCAGCTCGAAGAATTCCCGGACAGCAGGATAATCATATTTGCGAATTACAGGGACAGCGTCAACCTGCTCGACGAATATCTTAAAGGAAGAGGCATCGACTGCAAAAAATTTATAGGGCAGGCATCGAGGGATTCGGAGAAAGGGCTCTCGCAGAAGAAGCAGATCGAGACACTGACCGGATTCAGGAACGGAGAGTTCAGGGTGCTCATCGCCACATCGGTCGGCGAGGAAGGGCTGGACGTTCCCTCGACTGATCTCGTAATATTCTACGAGGCCGTTCCCTCGGAGATCAGAAGCATCCAGAGAAAAGGCAGGACCGGACGACACGGGAGCGGGAGCATCATCGTTCTGGTGACGAAGGGGACATCGGACGAAACTTTCAGGTATGTCAGCCAGAACCGTGAAAAGACGATGAAGAAGGGCATCGCCGGGCTTGCATCCGCTACCGCGACCCAGGAACATTCACATTTGGGAGCGGCGGAGACAGGATTCGGTTCGACGGCGGATACCGGATCACAGGAATCGGAACCTTCACGAAAGGGGCAGATCTCGATCGACTCTTTTATCCAGGCGGGCCCCTCGATAATTGCAGACGACAGGGAGACATCGTCGAAGGTGCTCGAACTCCTTCATACCAAAGGCGCTTCGATCAGCCTGGAGCGGCTCGAATACGGCGATTATGCGATCGGCGACCGGATCATCGTCGAGAGAAAGACCACGAGGGACTTTGCAGATTCGCTGATTGAAAGGGACCTTCTCGGGCAGGTCAAAAGAATGGCCGAGATGTGCATGAAGCCGGTCGTGATCATAGAAGGCGAGGAACTCTATTCGCAGCGGAACATCAATCCCAATGCAATCCGGGGTGCTCTCGCTGCGATGTCGATCGGGATGGGGATTACGATAATCCAGACGAAGGATGCGGAAGACACCGCCGAGATGCTCTATGTCCTCGCCGGAAGGGAGGAGAGCGAATACGGCCCAAGCAAGAGCCCGCACTTCCATAAGACATACAGATCAGAGAGAGAATCGCTCGAATACGTGATCTCCTCTTTCCCCTCGATCGGCCCGAAGAATGCCAGGGACCTCCTCGATCACTTCGGCAGCATCCAGGACATCATGAACGCGAATATCGAGGAGCTGAAGGTGGTGCCCGGGATCGGGGACAAGATCGCGAAATCCGTCTTCGAGCTTTCGAGGAAGAAATATCGTTAA
- the glyS gene encoding glycine--tRNA ligase, which produces MPDIYDKIIELARRRGFVWPTSECYGSVAGFIDYGPLGAMMKRKIENIWRYFYVIQDGYYEIECPTIGEESIYLASGHVKGFADKMIQCPHCGEYHRADHVAEDNGIENAEIMSLEDLTAALKDLTCPACSETFDGAEVYYFNLMFQTTIGPGSQRKGYLRPETAQGIFTDFNRLLRFYRDKLPFGTVQIGKSYRNEISPRQGMIRLREFTQAEAEIFIHPDHKDHPAFSRYADREVPLLSIADQENKECRKEMSMKDGVASGIIANEYVAYYIAQTHDFMLTCGISPDKVRFRQHLPDERAHYATDCWDAEIFSERFGWVEMVGIADRTNYDLNAHAKQSGDPFTVFIQYDETKRIRETKVVANMGALGPKYRNRAKAVADALAVSSPSENGAEIELDGEKIVVPPEFYEVKEVETEINGEYVMPHVIEPSYGIDRILYAVLEHSFDEEMVDGETRNVLRFPPKVAPVQVAVLPLMARDGLDDIARSIKTKLQEEEILTEYDDSGAIGRRYRRQDEIGTPFAVTVDYDTKEDNTVTVRERDSMMQIRYDIEKLPALLSDLIKGRKSFEEYL; this is translated from the coding sequence ATGCCCGATATATATGACAAGATAATTGAACTCGCCAGAAGAAGGGGTTTCGTCTGGCCTACATCGGAATGTTACGGATCTGTTGCCGGTTTTATCGACTACGGTCCTCTCGGCGCCATGATGAAGAGGAAGATCGAGAACATCTGGAGATATTTTTACGTCATCCAGGACGGCTACTACGAGATCGAATGCCCGACGATCGGAGAAGAGTCGATTTATCTTGCATCAGGCCATGTCAAGGGTTTTGCCGACAAGATGATCCAGTGCCCGCATTGCGGAGAATATCACAGGGCGGATCATGTAGCGGAAGACAACGGAATAGAGAATGCAGAGATCATGTCCCTCGAAGATCTCACGGCGGCACTTAAAGACCTGACATGCCCTGCGTGCTCGGAAACTTTCGACGGTGCCGAGGTATATTATTTCAACCTCATGTTCCAGACGACCATCGGGCCGGGCTCGCAGAGAAAGGGCTACCTGAGACCCGAGACCGCACAGGGAATCTTCACCGACTTCAACAGGCTTCTCAGGTTCTACCGCGACAAACTCCCGTTCGGAACCGTCCAGATAGGAAAATCTTACAGGAACGAGATCTCGCCGAGACAGGGGATGATACGCCTCAGGGAGTTCACGCAGGCGGAGGCGGAGATCTTCATCCACCCCGACCACAAGGATCACCCGGCATTTTCAAGATATGCAGACCGGGAGGTCCCACTCCTCTCCATCGCCGACCAGGAGAACAAAGAATGCCGGAAGGAGATGTCGATGAAGGACGGGGTCGCCTCCGGCATCATCGCAAACGAATATGTTGCATACTATATCGCCCAGACGCACGACTTCATGCTGACGTGCGGTATCTCGCCGGACAAGGTCCGCTTCAGGCAGCATCTCCCTGACGAGCGGGCCCACTATGCAACGGACTGCTGGGATGCCGAGATCTTTTCGGAAAGATTCGGCTGGGTCGAGATGGTCGGGATCGCGGACAGGACGAACTACGATCTCAACGCCCATGCAAAGCAGAGCGGAGATCCGTTCACCGTATTCATCCAGTACGACGAAACGAAGAGGATCAGGGAGACGAAGGTCGTCGCCAACATGGGTGCGCTCGGTCCGAAATACAGGAATCGTGCGAAGGCCGTCGCCGATGCACTCGCTGTATCCTCCCCGTCTGAAAACGGAGCGGAGATAGAGCTCGACGGCGAGAAGATCGTTGTCCCGCCCGAGTTCTACGAGGTCAAAGAGGTCGAGACGGAGATCAACGGCGAGTATGTAATGCCGCATGTAATTGAGCCGAGCTACGGTATCGACAGGATACTTTACGCGGTTCTCGAGCACTCATTCGACGAGGAGATGGTCGACGGGGAGACGAGGAATGTCCTCCGGTTCCCGCCGAAGGTCGCACCGGTGCAGGTCGCGGTTCTTCCGCTGATGGCACGCGACGGACTCGACGATATTGCGAGAAGCATAAAGACAAAACTCCAGGAAGAGGAGATCCTCACCGAATACGACGACTCCGGCGCCATCGGAAGGAGATACAGGAGACAGGACGAGATAGGAACCCCGTTCGCAGTGACTGTCGACTACGATACGAAGGAAGACAATACTGTAACGGTCCGCGAACGCGACTCCATGATGCAGATCAGGTACGATATCGAAAAGCTTCCCGCCCTGCTCTCCGACCTGATCAAGGGAAGAAAATCATTTGAAGAATATCTCTGA
- a CDS encoding helix-turn-helix domain-containing protein, which yields MAVAKKKKKINSTDRKKALLNLFTDISGKTEIVEPMKKIHGTLRDKDAIEREIALIMREILDQGYFKTKLKPRELACLVCGYYEGRNDTEIARELGDEKLSKTVARARVRLKLFRELDFRMPFERDVMENLLESEKTMKEISEELGISPSTLREYRHVIEQERDTTLDPFLERIKDVMEDRDLTESMTGGLANDGLSEALDATEAELADLS from the coding sequence ATGGCAGTTGCAAAGAAGAAAAAGAAAATAAACTCAACCGACCGGAAGAAGGCGCTTTTAAACCTTTTCACGGATATTTCCGGGAAGACCGAGATTGTTGAGCCGATGAAAAAAATTCACGGTACCCTGCGTGACAAGGATGCAATAGAGAGGGAGATCGCCTTAATTATGAGGGAGATCCTCGACCAGGGCTACTTCAAAACGAAGCTGAAGCCCCGCGAACTTGCATGTCTTGTCTGTGGATACTACGAGGGTAGGAACGATACCGAGATCGCCCGCGAACTCGGGGACGAGAAGCTCTCGAAGACCGTCGCAAGAGCCCGCGTGAGACTCAAGCTGTTCAGGGAGCTCGACTTCAGGATGCCCTTCGAAAGGGACGTGATGGAGAACCTGCTCGAATCGGAGAAGACGATGAAGGAGATCAGCGAGGAGCTTGGAATAAGCCCGTCGACACTCCGCGAATACCGTCATGTAATAGAGCAGGAGAGAGATACGACGCTCGATCCGTTCCTTGAGCGCATCAAGGACGTTATGGAGGATCGCGACCTGACCGAATCGATGACCGGCGGCCTTGCGAACGACGGACTTTCCGAGGCTCTGGATGCAACTGAGGCCGAACTGGCCGACCTTTCATAA
- a CDS encoding metallophosphoesterase, whose product MIRRLKKIDYERYFVFVILLALVPGSFGYMSWEAENVSITALYIDGAPEGIVYISDPHLQDGNIDFIRESIDTINSLNPSVVLIGGDFVNGEETDFSLQDVWGGIDAPVYAVMGNHDYESGIHGVNGQIKMLEVAQEANTSVEGYDMSMLTDENTNIEFGDALEQKLEDVGVNVLRNEYVTLDINGTELLLVGLDDGWAGLADPPDIPDTDAFTIYMIHEPECRADWPDADLILSGHTHGGQFTPAFIQALNENGIVELSGYVGDGVPTYITRGLGSSPFYGIELRFQCTPEIVIINPSEETAEMLGSFTETI is encoded by the coding sequence ATGATCCGCCGCCTGAAGAAAATTGATTATGAACGGTATTTCGTATTCGTCATTCTGCTAGCATTAGTCCCGGGATCTTTCGGGTACATGTCATGGGAGGCGGAGAATGTCAGTATAACCGCTCTCTATATCGACGGCGCACCGGAAGGAATAGTCTACATCTCCGATCCCCATCTCCAGGACGGGAATATCGATTTCATCCGTGAATCGATCGATACGATCAACAGCCTGAATCCGTCGGTGGTCCTGATCGGCGGCGATTTCGTGAACGGCGAGGAGACGGACTTCTCGCTGCAGGATGTCTGGGGTGGGATCGATGCGCCTGTATATGCTGTCATGGGCAACCACGATTACGAGTCCGGGATACATGGTGTCAACGGCCAGATTAAGATGCTCGAAGTGGCGCAGGAGGCCAATACTTCGGTCGAAGGCTATGATATGAGCATGCTGACCGACGAGAATACAAATATAGAATTCGGCGATGCACTGGAGCAGAAGCTGGAAGATGTGGGTGTCAACGTATTGAGGAACGAGTACGTGACCCTCGATATCAACGGAACGGAGCTCCTGCTGGTCGGGCTCGACGATGGATGGGCCGGGCTGGCGGACCCGCCGGACATCCCGGATACTGACGCCTTTACGATATACATGATCCACGAACCAGAGTGCAGGGCGGACTGGCCTGATGCTGATCTCATCCTTTCCGGCCACACGCACGGCGGCCAATTCACTCCGGCGTTTATTCAGGCGCTGAATGAGAACGGGATCGTCGAACTCAGCGGTTACGTGGGCGACGGCGTCCCGACTTACATCACGAGAGGTCTCGGTTCGTCGCCCTTCTATGGAATTGAACTAAGGTTCCAGTGTACTCCGGAGATCGTTATAATCAATCCTTCGGAAGAGACCGCAGAAATGCTGGGCAGCTTCACCGAAACCATTTGA
- a CDS encoding metal-dependent hydrolase: MRIKWLGHSCFCIEGSKKIIIDPYMPHGDFGCTPDIVAVTHGHGDHFGDTMKFKKPVVCPNEIARYLSSKGFDAEPLNIGGTIVRDGVSFTMVPALHSSLLQVEGEELYGGPASGFVIKMDGVTVYHAGDTGLFSDMKLIRDLYHPDVAMLPIGGRFTMGPSEAMMAAGFIGAPLVIPMHYNTSPLIEQDAGEFKRSIEEVTPMKVVVMEPGEEIDTDYYKAL; encoded by the coding sequence ATGAGGATCAAATGGCTCGGCCATTCATGTTTTTGTATTGAAGGCTCGAAGAAGATTATTATCGACCCCTATATGCCCCACGGGGATTTCGGTTGCACTCCCGATATCGTCGCGGTGACGCACGGACACGGAGATCATTTCGGGGATACGATGAAGTTCAAAAAGCCCGTTGTATGCCCGAACGAGATCGCGAGGTACCTGTCCTCCAAAGGTTTCGATGCGGAACCGCTGAATATCGGGGGAACAATCGTGAGGGACGGTGTGTCTTTTACAATGGTCCCTGCTCTTCATTCCTCTCTGCTCCAGGTTGAAGGCGAGGAGTTATACGGGGGGCCTGCATCGGGATTCGTAATCAAGATGGACGGTGTGACGGTCTATCACGCGGGAGATACCGGGCTTTTTTCGGATATGAAGCTTATCCGGGATTTGTATCATCCTGATGTTGCCATGCTCCCTATTGGGGGGAGGTTTACGATGGGGCCTTCCGAGGCGATGATGGCCGCGGGTTTCATCGGCGCTCCTCTGGTAATTCCGATGCATTACAATACGTCGCCGCTAATCGAGCAGGACGCGGGTGAGTTCAAGCGGTCGATCGAGGAAGTGACCCCGATGAAGGTCGTTGTGATGGAGCCGGGCGAAGAGATCGATACGGACTATTATAAGGCGTTGTGA
- a CDS encoding efflux RND transporter permease subunit: MNSPFGVLADAINRHPGIVAGILVAVILISLTGLQNLNFKSTGYDTFVWEDSQDGRHMENYNELFGSETIVLIVQGDDLLSIENLEYLDTLTFDLKNEKSVKSVSGITEILKAYNSGRLPSSKAETDLILEKIPEEQKAYFSQSQLITLIAVTFDGELSDSEEANALKNVGTVIENSNPPPGLSIKVSGEPAYNIDLQSAMQGEMKTLISATLLLMLVSIAFLFSYVRYRMLPVVIISTGVIVTFGITGLLDISISMPVIGSFPVIIGLGIDYGIQFHARFNDEVRDKSVGEAIYSTLIKAGPVVLIAMCTTCLGFLALLSSPIPMISQFGSVCIIGVIASFFTALIIVPLTFRITGYRPKTCKRAESGFMKKYSTFLGKFAGAVAKNPVPLILILASAAVIGMQLDDKVQTNVDTNTFIPQDLPAKIDLDNVKSIVGETSTFTVMVEGDRLTSHEVLGWIDEFGKYADNTHEEITGIKSLAELVKKYNNGEIPKTDYETKLILQKIPEDEKSVFLEGDMTTVIEFETEELSNMEKNELVKSIRKDITWIDPPAGISAMPTGMSQITGDLVENLGVTKNHMTALGFGMILVFLILVYRRFSSLLPVIPIAMILGWNTLIMYILNIEYTPLTACLGSMTIGIAMEYTILVTERFEEELNAGEEFFTAIRRGVEKIGSAITISGATTLLGFSSLILSDFNVIKMFGETTVITIFFSLVGGIIVMPAIISLLYMRCRDADKWVYGLLGKKKGDESALL, translated from the coding sequence TTGAATTCTCCCTTCGGAGTTCTGGCAGATGCCATCAACCGCCATCCCGGAATAGTCGCAGGAATTCTCGTGGCAGTAATCCTGATATCGCTCACCGGCCTCCAGAATTTAAACTTCAAAAGTACGGGATACGACACATTCGTGTGGGAGGATTCGCAGGACGGACGCCATATGGAAAACTACAACGAACTATTCGGTTCGGAAACGATTGTCCTGATCGTACAGGGAGACGATTTACTCTCCATTGAAAACCTCGAATATCTTGACACGCTCACCTTTGATCTCAAAAACGAAAAATCCGTAAAATCGGTCAGCGGAATCACAGAAATTTTAAAAGCATACAACAGCGGCCGTCTCCCTTCTTCAAAAGCTGAAACCGATTTAATTTTAGAGAAAATTCCCGAGGAGCAAAAGGCATACTTCTCACAGTCACAGCTGATCACGCTTATCGCAGTCACATTTGACGGGGAACTAAGCGACAGCGAAGAAGCCAACGCACTGAAAAATGTAGGGACTGTTATTGAAAACTCCAATCCTCCTCCCGGACTTTCAATAAAAGTTTCAGGCGAACCGGCTTACAACATAGATCTCCAGTCCGCGATGCAGGGCGAGATGAAAACCCTGATATCTGCAACACTTCTGCTGATGCTTGTCTCCATCGCGTTCCTCTTTTCATATGTCAGGTACAGGATGCTGCCCGTCGTGATAATTTCAACAGGGGTCATCGTGACATTCGGAATTACCGGTCTGCTGGATATATCCATCAGTATGCCGGTAATAGGCTCCTTTCCTGTGATTATCGGACTAGGTATCGATTACGGCATCCAGTTTCATGCAAGATTCAATGACGAAGTCCGGGATAAAAGCGTCGGGGAAGCAATATATTCCACGCTCATCAAAGCCGGACCTGTTGTTCTAATCGCGATGTGCACGACATGTCTCGGATTCCTGGCTTTGCTCTCATCACCGATTCCGATGATATCTCAATTTGGATCGGTATGTATAATCGGGGTCATAGCAAGTTTTTTTACGGCGCTGATAATCGTCCCCCTGACTTTCAGGATCACCGGCTACAGACCAAAAACATGCAAAAGGGCAGAATCGGGATTCATGAAAAAATACAGCACTTTTCTTGGAAAATTTGCAGGGGCTGTCGCAAAAAATCCTGTTCCGCTAATTCTAATATTAGCGTCGGCCGCCGTTATCGGGATGCAACTGGACGACAAGGTGCAGACAAACGTTGATACAAATACATTCATACCGCAGGATCTGCCGGCAAAAATCGATCTTGACAACGTAAAGAGCATTGTCGGGGAAACAAGCACTTTTACCGTAATGGTCGAAGGAGACAGGCTCACCTCTCATGAAGTTTTAGGATGGATCGACGAGTTTGGCAAATATGCAGACAATACGCACGAGGAGATCACAGGAATAAAAAGCCTGGCCGAACTCGTAAAGAAATATAACAACGGCGAGATCCCAAAAACAGACTATGAAACTAAACTCATATTGCAAAAAATTCCTGAAGACGAAAAATCGGTATTCCTTGAAGGGGATATGACCACGGTCATTGAATTTGAAACCGAAGAGCTCAGCAACATGGAGAAGAATGAACTTGTCAAATCTATCAGAAAGGACATAACATGGATAGACCCGCCTGCGGGAATTTCTGCCATGCCCACGGGAATGTCCCAGATAACAGGAGATCTTGTTGAAAATCTCGGTGTAACAAAAAATCATATGACGGCACTCGGTTTCGGAATGATCCTTGTATTCCTGATACTTGTATACAGGAGGTTTTCCTCGCTGCTCCCTGTGATTCCCATTGCAATGATCCTAGGGTGGAATACCCTGATCATGTACATCCTGAATATTGAGTATACTCCGTTAACTGCATGCCTGGGATCGATGACCATCGGGATCGCAATGGAATATACCATCCTCGTAACGGAGCGATTTGAAGAGGAGCTGAATGCAGGCGAAGAATTCTTCACAGCCATCCGGAGGGGGGTCGAAAAGATAGGATCGGCGATCACAATCTCCGGTGCGACGACTCTCCTCGGCTTTTCCTCGCTGATCCTGTCCGACTTCAATGTCATAAAGATGTTCGGGGAGACTACGGTAATAACAATCTTCTTCTCGCTCGTCGGCGGAATAATTGTAATGCCCGCGATAATTTCACTGCTTTATATGAGATGCAGAGATGCGGACAAATGGGTGTACGGTTTATTAGGAAAAAAGAAGGGGGATGAATCCGCCTTACTATAA
- a CDS encoding TetR/AcrR family transcriptional regulator → MPEYKEEVRKKIVRAALEIGGEKGLSDIRMEDVAVRVGISRATLYLYFRNREELIAEGNKAFCEDVSKMFSEAFEKECCNDVFLAMFDNFLFPGGSSGNNIAVEMFAASVKDEQIRDILYDTYYSMRSIISEFISEQEKKGTIPKEVDPDLAAKIIQAVALGIKMGSIVGLESEEARKIWQASIERVLSY, encoded by the coding sequence ATGCCTGAATATAAAGAGGAAGTCAGAAAGAAGATAGTTCGCGCCGCTCTTGAGATAGGGGGAGAGAAAGGCCTTTCGGATATAAGGATGGAGGATGTCGCCGTGAGAGTCGGGATCTCGAGGGCGACGCTCTATCTTTATTTCAGGAATCGCGAGGAACTGATCGCGGAGGGCAACAAGGCATTCTGTGAAGATGTATCCAAAATGTTTTCTGAGGCGTTTGAGAAAGAATGCTGCAATGACGTTTTTTTGGCGATGTTTGACAATTTCCTTTTCCCCGGAGGTAGTTCAGGTAATAATATCGCCGTTGAAATGTTTGCCGCGTCCGTAAAGGACGAACAGATAAGGGATATTCTCTATGATACTTATTACAGCATGAGGAGTATTATCTCGGAATTTATCAGCGAACAGGAAAAAAAAGGAACGATTCCTAAAGAAGTTGATCCTGATCTTGCTGCAAAAATAATTCAGGCTGTTGCTCTTGGAATAAAAATGGGCTCGATTGTTGGCCTTGAGAGTGAAGAGGCAAGGAAGATCTGGCAGGCATCAATTGAAAGAGTGCTTTCCTATTGA
- a CDS encoding AMP-binding protein, with the protein MAMISYASGTSSEPLIGETVGEMLERICATYPDNEALVSVQQNIRWTYREFLEKVEDIACSLMALDVNKGDRVAIWAMNYAEWTLLQFATAKCGAIMVNINPAYRTFELEYALKQAEIHTIFLQGRFKTSDYVGMFYEACPEAVEARPGKKISTEKYPFLRNVVFMGDVPYNGMYTWNEFMGKGANISRDELKEREMHLTFDDPINIQYTSGTTGYPKGVVLTHHNVVNNGYTIGNGMKFTEKDRLCIPVPFYHCFGMVLSNFACVTHGSTMVLPSPAFDAETVLKTIDEEKCTAVHGVPTMFIAELKHPNFNKYRYDTLRTGIMAGSPCPIEVMRAVNQKMHMTDIVIVYGQTETSPGVTMTTTNDPLEKRVATVGRVFPHVELKIVDPVTQKIVSRGEPGEICARGYVVMKCYYNNPSATRQTIDSDRWNHTGDLGIMDDDGYFRIVGRLKEMVIRGGENIYPREIEEFLHTNPKIEDVYIIGVPDEKYGEELMAWVKVKDNQQLTGDEIKEFCNGKIARYKIPRYYKFVDDFPMTVAGKIRKHEMQEISIKELGLEKEAEIETA; encoded by the coding sequence ATGGCTATGATAAGCTACGCAAGCGGAACATCCAGCGAACCCCTCATCGGTGAGACCGTCGGCGAGATGCTGGAGAGAATATGCGCAACTTATCCGGATAATGAAGCGCTGGTCTCCGTTCAACAAAATATCAGATGGACTTACAGGGAATTTCTGGAAAAGGTTGAGGATATTGCATGCAGCCTGATGGCTCTCGACGTCAACAAAGGCGACAGGGTCGCCATATGGGCGATGAACTACGCCGAATGGACGCTTCTGCAGTTTGCAACCGCGAAATGCGGCGCGATAATGGTGAACATCAACCCGGCCTACAGGACGTTCGAACTCGAATACGCCTTAAAGCAGGCCGAGATCCACACAATATTCCTCCAGGGAAGATTCAAGACTTCCGATTACGTGGGAATGTTCTACGAGGCGTGCCCGGAAGCAGTGGAGGCAAGGCCGGGAAAGAAGATCAGCACCGAGAAGTATCCTTTCTTAAGAAACGTCGTCTTCATGGGGGACGTTCCATACAACGGTATGTACACGTGGAACGAGTTCATGGGCAAGGGTGCAAACATCAGCAGAGACGAACTCAAAGAGCGCGAAATGCACCTGACATTCGACGACCCGATCAACATCCAGTATACGAGCGGAACGACAGGGTACCCGAAGGGCGTCGTCCTTACCCACCACAATGTAGTGAACAACGGCTATACGATCGGAAACGGAATGAAGTTCACCGAGAAGGACAGGCTCTGCATCCCGGTCCCGTTCTACCACTGCTTCGGGATGGTCCTCTCGAACTTCGCCTGCGTCACGCACGGCTCCACGATGGTCCTCCCTTCCCCCGCCTTCGACGCGGAGACGGTGCTGAAGACGATCGACGAGGAGAAATGCACGGCTGTCCATGGCGTTCCGACGATGTTCATCGCCGAGCTCAAGCACCCGAACTTCAACAAATACAGGTATGATACTCTTAGGACCGGCATCATGGCAGGATCGCCCTGCCCGATCGAGGTCATGCGTGCGGTAAACCAAAAGATGCACATGACCGACATCGTCATCGTCTACGGCCAGACCGAGACTTCGCCGGGCGTAACCATGACTACAACCAACGACCCCCTTGAAAAGAGAGTAGCTACAGTTGGAAGAGTCTTCCCGCATGTCGAACTCAAGATCGTCGACCCGGTGACGCAGAAGATCGTCTCCCGCGGTGAACCGGGCGAGATCTGTGCACGCGGTTACGTGGTGATGAAGTGTTATTACAACAACCCGAGTGCAACCAGGCAGACCATAGACTCGGACCGCTGGAACCATACCGGCGACCTCGGGATCATGGACGACGACGGATATTTCCGTATCGTCGGAAGGCTCAAGGAGATGGTCATCCGCGGAGGGGAGAATATCTACCCGCGTGAGATAGAGGAGTTCCTCCACACCAACCCGAAGATCGAGGACGTCTACATCATCGGAGTTCCCGACGAGAAGTACGGCGAGGAACTCATGGCGTGGGTCAAGGTGAAGGACAACCAGCAGTTGACCGGAGACGAGATCAAAGAGTTCTGCAACGGAAAGATCGCGAGATACAAGATCCCGAGATATTATAAATTCGTCGACGACTTCCCTATGACGGTTGCAGGAAAGATCAGGAAACATGAGATGCAGGAGATCTCGATAAAGGAACTTGGTCTTGAGAAAGAAGCGGAGATCGAGACGGCCTGA